In Desulfobulbus oralis, one DNA window encodes the following:
- a CDS encoding LptF/LptG family permease, translating into MLLLNRYILRNFLRNLGLLLAALIALYMLIDFFEKIDNFLEKGKSTGLILKFFLLNIPFIVEQMSPVCVLLAGVITLGVLNHSNELVALKSCGIPLGKVVAPIVVAGMLCMLVFLAISQWVLPRTVSVTNEIWNREVQGRVALGIYRNGRYFYRGKEGFYSFQRPDPKQNIFLYFSYSTWDANFDLNSIVASRIVNWNGAQWLLVQGQEQKRIGPEQYSTEVFYALQEQFPETPASFFVPAYHTMELSLLELYEATRHQHSPEDTNRAWAEFFGRISYTTLGLPLLLLGLPLLLIVYRRWGRDLSLAVPVSCGMAFFCWGGWAALQSLAKESYINPLAAAIGVHIVVGLAGIVLLIREDL; encoded by the coding sequence GCAATCTGGGCCTGCTGCTTGCCGCGCTCATTGCCCTGTACATGCTCATCGACTTCTTCGAGAAGATCGACAACTTTCTGGAGAAGGGCAAGTCCACCGGGCTGATCCTCAAATTCTTTCTGCTGAACATTCCCTTTATCGTCGAGCAGATGAGCCCGGTTTGCGTGCTGCTGGCCGGCGTCATCACCTTGGGGGTGCTCAATCACAGCAACGAACTGGTTGCCCTTAAGTCCTGCGGCATTCCGCTGGGCAAGGTCGTTGCGCCCATCGTTGTGGCCGGCATGCTGTGCATGCTTGTTTTTCTGGCCATCTCCCAGTGGGTGCTGCCCAGAACCGTGTCCGTTACCAACGAGATCTGGAACAGGGAAGTGCAGGGCCGGGTGGCGCTGGGCATTTACCGCAACGGCCGTTATTTCTATCGCGGCAAGGAAGGATTTTACTCCTTTCAGCGGCCCGATCCCAAGCAGAATATCTTCCTGTATTTTTCCTACAGTACTTGGGATGCGAATTTTGACCTGAACTCGATTGTCGCCTCAAGGATCGTGAACTGGAACGGCGCACAGTGGCTTCTGGTGCAGGGGCAGGAGCAGAAGCGGATCGGCCCCGAGCAGTACAGTACGGAAGTCTTTTATGCGCTTCAAGAGCAGTTTCCCGAAACCCCGGCCAGTTTTTTCGTGCCGGCCTATCACACCATGGAGCTTTCCCTGCTGGAACTGTACGAGGCCACCAGACATCAGCACTCCCCAGAGGATACCAACCGGGCCTGGGCCGAATTTTTCGGCCGCATATCCTACACCACCCTGGGCCTGCCCCTGCTCCTTCTGGGGCTGCCGCTCCTGCTGATAGTCTACCGCCGCTGGGGCCGTGATCTGTCCCTCGCCGTGCCGGTCAGTTGCGGTATGGCCTTTTTCTGCTGGGGTGGCTGGGCGGCCCTGCAATCTTTGGCCAAGGAGAGCTATATCAACCCGCTGGCAGCGGCCATAGGCGTCCACATCGTAGTGGGCCTTGCGGGCATTGTGCTGCTGATCCGCGAGGATCTCTGA